Part of the Streptomyces sp. NBC_01264 genome, GCCGATTCGGACCGCTGCGCCGTGGAACTCTCGGACGCGCGGGTCGACGTACTCGGCTACGCCTGTCTGGTCGCCATCATGAGCATGGGCCTCGGCTACCACCGCGCCTCCGAGGAGCGCCTGCACACGCGCACCGTGGAGAACGGTGCCCCCGCCCCCGTGGTCACCAGCGCGGGCGCCCTGGTCCACGGGCTGCACACGATGGGCGCCAGGAAGGTGGCCCTGCTGGCCCCGTACATGCGCCCGCTCACGCAGACCGTCGTCGACTACCTCACCCACGAGGGCATCGAGGTCATCGACCACCAGGCCCTGGAGATCCCGAACAACCTCGACGTGGCCGCCCACGACCCGGCCAGGCTCCCCGGGCTGGCCCGCGCCCTCGACTACGCCGACGCCGACGCGGTCGTCCTGTCGGCCTGTGTGCAGATGCCCTCGCTCGGCGCCATCGAGGAGGCCGAGCAGCTCCTGGGCAAGCCGGTGGTCTCCGCGGCCGTCTGCACCGCCCACCAGATGCTGCGCGCCCTCGGCCTGCCGGCCGTCGCCCCCGGCGCCGGTCATCTGCTCTCCGGTGCCTACGCGGAGGCTCC contains:
- a CDS encoding maleate cis-trans isomerase family protein produces the protein METEVPAILRARMEIAPDERFTFHSSRMRMTHVTPEQLKAMDADSDRCAVELSDARVDVLGYACLVAIMSMGLGYHRASEERLHTRTVENGAPAPVVTSAGALVHGLHTMGARKVALLAPYMRPLTQTVVDYLTHEGIEVIDHQALEIPNNLDVAAHDPARLPGLARALDYADADAVVLSACVQMPSLGAIEEAEQLLGKPVVSAAVCTAHQMLRALGLPAVAPGAGHLLSGAYAEAPLLPGTPASG